The proteins below are encoded in one region of Paenisporosarcina cavernae:
- a CDS encoding TetR/AcrR family transcriptional regulator, with translation MSPKVTETYKRQKVEELLVAAEKVFAVKGYYEATMDDLVNEVSMSKGSIYHYFSSKEEVYHAMLERLVTKSLEMLEERLLSKSSATEKLAHLFEGYKEWDWQDRMKLLRATNQLEHWINGSKASSNERYVAHAKKFEDFLTPMIELGIQEGEFDESISPTLAAKYFWVMMDGVFLHAAVLRQSFPSKEMIEFAQHMFMNYLQRGERNGDHV, from the coding sequence ATGTCTCCAAAAGTAACAGAAACGTATAAACGACAAAAAGTGGAAGAACTTCTTGTTGCTGCTGAGAAGGTTTTTGCGGTTAAAGGATATTACGAAGCAACGATGGATGATTTGGTGAATGAAGTGTCGATGAGTAAAGGCTCCATCTATCACTATTTCTCCAGTAAAGAAGAAGTGTATCATGCGATGCTCGAGCGACTAGTGACGAAATCCTTGGAAATGTTAGAGGAACGGTTGCTCTCTAAATCGTCCGCTACCGAGAAGCTGGCGCATTTGTTTGAAGGATATAAGGAATGGGATTGGCAAGACAGGATGAAACTGTTACGTGCTACCAATCAATTAGAACATTGGATTAATGGCAGTAAAGCGTCGTCAAACGAGCGATATGTAGCGCATGCGAAAAAGTTTGAAGACTTTTTAACACCGATGATTGAGCTAGGGATTCAAGAGGGAGAATTTGACGAGTCAATCTCACCTACTTTAGCCGCAAAATATTTTTGGGTCATGATGGACGGTGTTTTTCTTCATGCCGCCGTGTTGCGACAATCATTTCCGTCAAAAGAAATGATTGAATTTGCACAGCACATGTTCATGAATTATTTACAAAGGGGAGAAAGAAATGGCGATCACGTATAA
- a CDS encoding STAS domain-containing protein: protein MSEVNELQMLREKVERYVEIIRNMSTPIIPSIVPSTILIPIAGYIDQTRFEAIRSKTLAYIGNSRDTERAIFDFTGVTIEDVASFDYNSLASEIFQLNDSMALMGVRPIYVGFNPRFVREIVHAGIQVEIETYVTFRAALQQLIRETSTPLASM, encoded by the coding sequence ATGTCAGAAGTTAATGAACTCCAAATGCTACGAGAAAAAGTGGAGAGATACGTAGAAATTATTCGTAATATGTCTACTCCTATTATCCCTTCTATCGTACCAAGCACTATTTTAATTCCAATTGCTGGATACATAGATCAAACTCGTTTTGAAGCAATTCGCTCGAAAACACTTGCCTATATTGGTAATTCACGAGACACTGAACGCGCGATTTTCGATTTTACCGGCGTAACTATAGAAGACGTTGCGTCCTTTGATTATAATAGCCTAGCATCGGAAATTTTCCAGCTCAACGATTCGATGGCATTAATGGGTGTTCGCCCTATCTATGTTGGCTTTAACCCACGTTTTGTGCGAGAAATTGTGCACGCTGGAATCCAAGTGGAAATAGAAACGTACGTTACTTTCCGCGCAGCTCTACAACAATTAATCCGTGAAACAAGCACACCACTTGCGAGTATGTAA
- a CDS encoding thioredoxin family protein has translation MKTISTNKDFQDILNSGQEVMIKFQANWCPDCRRMDMFIDPIVEQYQQYEWYDIDRDELPEIAEQFDVRGIPSLLRFKNGEKLAHLHSANAKSPEQVTEFLEAQKA, from the coding sequence ATGAAAACAATTTCTACTAACAAAGATTTTCAAGATATTTTGAATAGCGGTCAAGAAGTGATGATTAAATTCCAAGCAAATTGGTGTCCAGATTGTCGTCGCATGGATATGTTCATTGACCCAATTGTGGAACAATATCAACAATACGAATGGTACGATATCGATCGCGATGAACTTCCTGAAATTGCAGAACAGTTTGATGTTCGAGGCATTCCAAGTTTATTGCGTTTCAAAAATGGAGAGAAATTAGCACATTTGCACAGCGCGAATGCAAAGTCTCCTGAACAAGTTACAGAGTTTTTAGAAGCTCAAAAAGCTTGA
- a CDS encoding proline dehydrogenase family protein has product MEQSMRDFFLFLAKNKALTKAAKKYGLKFGASRFVAGEDIDQAVAAIRKLNEEGLVVTIDYLGEFVDNKEEADYMADNCIQAIRAIGREKLKSQLSLKLTSLGMDISDEVIMNNMRRVLDAAKEENIFVTIDMEDYERCGKTIEIFKNLKKEYDNVGTVIQAYLYRTEKDIEDLNDYHPNLRLVKGAYKESQEVAFPVKADVDENFKKIIGMHLMNGNYTAIASHDEAIINWTKEFVKENNIPNDQFEFQMLFGIRDELQRRLVKEGYKMRVYVPYGTDWYGYFMRRLAERPANVAFVAKGMISK; this is encoded by the coding sequence ATTGAGCAATCAATGCGTGATTTCTTTTTATTTTTAGCAAAAAACAAAGCGTTAACAAAAGCTGCCAAAAAGTACGGCTTAAAATTTGGTGCTTCTCGTTTTGTAGCCGGTGAAGATATTGACCAAGCAGTTGCTGCCATTCGTAAATTAAATGAAGAAGGTCTTGTTGTCACAATTGACTATTTAGGTGAATTTGTGGATAACAAGGAAGAAGCAGATTACATGGCGGACAACTGTATCCAAGCGATTCGTGCGATTGGTCGCGAAAAGTTAAAGTCTCAACTTTCATTAAAATTAACTTCATTAGGAATGGATATTTCAGATGAAGTAATTATGAACAACATGCGTCGCGTGTTAGATGCAGCAAAAGAAGAAAATATCTTTGTTACCATCGACATGGAAGACTACGAACGATGTGGCAAAACAATTGAAATTTTCAAGAACTTGAAAAAAGAGTATGACAACGTAGGGACAGTTATCCAAGCCTACCTTTATCGTACGGAAAAAGACATCGAAGATTTGAATGATTACCATCCAAACCTTCGTCTTGTTAAAGGTGCGTACAAAGAATCACAAGAAGTAGCATTCCCTGTCAAAGCGGATGTCGATGAAAACTTCAAAAAAATCATCGGTATGCACTTGATGAATGGAAACTATACGGCAATCGCTTCTCATGACGAAGCAATTATTAACTGGACGAAAGAATTCGTAAAAGAAAATAATATTCCTAATGATCAATTTGAATTTCAAATGTTATTTGGAATTCGTGACGAGCTACAACGTCGCTTAGTAAAAGAAGGGTACAAAATGCGCGTGTATGTTCCTTATGGGACAGACTGGTATGGGTACTTTATGCGCCGTCTAGCAGAGCGACCTGCAAATGTGGCGTTTGTTGCTAAAGGTATGATCAGTAAATAA
- a CDS encoding 3-hydroxyacyl-CoA dehydrogenase/enoyl-CoA hydratase family protein, with product MGYQIKKAAVIGSGVMGSGIAAHLANIGIPTLLLDIVPKDAEAGDVKARNSIAQGALERLLKQKPAPLASKKNLALLTAGNLEDDLEKLKDVDWIIEVIVENLEIKKNLYEKIDAVRTQGTIVTSNTSGISINEMAEGRSEDFQKHFFGTHFFNPPRYLKLLEVIPAKNTLPEVIDFMKEFGEDKLGKGVVLAKDTPNFIANRIGTYGLLVTLREMLNRGYSVGEVDSVTGPAIGRPKSATFRTLDVVGLDTFGHVAKNVYDQTTGDEQKVFETPAVLTKMLEKGWLGAKSGQGFFKKEGKEILELNLETFDYEPSKKLKTPSLEMAKQTKGLGNKVKTLVYAKDRTGELLWNILAPTLVYSAELHGEIADDIVAIDQAMKWGFGWEQGPFEVWDAIGVADSVERLKTEGYTIPAFVQQLLDAGFTSFYKEDEDGTLNYFTGSEYKEVPTNEKAINLKRYKKKHGVIKKNSGASLIDLGDGIALLEFHSPSNSIGLDIIQMINFAVDEVEKNYKGLVIGNQGKNFCVGANLGMILMEAQDDNIFELDFVVRSFQNAMMKIKYSSKPVVAAPFNMALGGGAEVCLPAAHIQASFETYMGLVEVGVGLIPGGGGNKELYMKHLKGLPNGVHIDYQFVANKVFESIAMAKVSTSGEEARENNFLNFADGVSVNADHLIYDAKQAALALYENNYKAPVREKIPVTGESGYATLLLGAEGMFLSGFISEHDLKIAKKLAYVLSGGKVPYGTLVDEQYLLDLEREAFLSLVAEPKSQMRMQHMLMKGKPLRN from the coding sequence GTGGGTTATCAGATTAAAAAAGCAGCTGTTATTGGCTCTGGAGTTATGGGGTCAGGGATTGCAGCACATTTAGCAAATATTGGTATTCCGACATTATTATTGGATATTGTTCCAAAAGATGCCGAGGCTGGCGACGTTAAAGCTCGTAATTCGATTGCACAAGGTGCTCTCGAACGTTTACTGAAGCAAAAGCCTGCTCCACTCGCTTCAAAGAAAAATCTTGCCTTATTAACGGCAGGTAATTTAGAAGATGATTTAGAGAAGTTAAAAGATGTGGACTGGATTATTGAAGTTATTGTAGAAAATTTAGAGATTAAGAAAAACTTATATGAAAAAATTGATGCTGTTCGTACACAAGGAACAATTGTAACGTCGAACACTTCTGGGATTAGCATTAACGAAATGGCGGAAGGTCGTTCAGAAGATTTCCAAAAACACTTCTTTGGGACGCATTTCTTCAATCCGCCTCGCTACTTAAAATTGCTAGAAGTAATTCCTGCGAAAAACACATTGCCTGAAGTGATTGACTTCATGAAAGAATTTGGAGAAGACAAATTAGGTAAAGGTGTCGTGTTAGCAAAAGACACACCGAACTTCATTGCCAATCGTATTGGAACTTACGGCTTGTTAGTAACGCTTCGTGAAATGCTAAACCGTGGCTATTCTGTCGGGGAAGTCGATTCAGTGACGGGACCTGCAATTGGTCGTCCAAAATCTGCGACATTCCGTACACTTGATGTTGTTGGTTTAGACACGTTTGGTCATGTGGCGAAAAACGTCTACGATCAAACAACTGGCGACGAGCAAAAAGTGTTCGAAACACCCGCTGTTTTAACAAAAATGTTAGAAAAAGGTTGGCTTGGCGCGAAATCTGGCCAAGGGTTCTTTAAAAAAGAAGGAAAAGAAATTTTAGAGTTGAATCTCGAGACATTTGACTATGAGCCATCGAAAAAGTTAAAAACACCTTCTTTAGAGATGGCGAAACAAACGAAAGGTCTTGGCAATAAAGTGAAGACACTTGTGTATGCAAAAGACCGCACTGGTGAACTTTTATGGAATATTCTTGCGCCGACTCTTGTATATTCTGCAGAACTTCACGGCGAAATTGCAGATGACATCGTGGCAATCGACCAAGCGATGAAATGGGGCTTCGGTTGGGAGCAAGGTCCGTTTGAAGTATGGGATGCCATTGGTGTAGCGGATTCTGTTGAACGTTTGAAAACAGAAGGATATACAATTCCTGCGTTTGTTCAGCAGTTGCTAGATGCAGGATTCACTTCATTCTACAAAGAGGATGAAGATGGAACGTTAAACTATTTCACTGGTTCAGAATACAAAGAAGTTCCGACGAATGAAAAAGCGATTAACCTAAAGCGTTATAAGAAAAAGCATGGTGTGATTAAGAAAAATAGTGGCGCAAGCTTAATCGATCTTGGAGACGGGATCGCGTTACTGGAGTTTCATTCACCATCGAACTCAATCGGTTTGGATATCATTCAAATGATTAACTTTGCAGTGGATGAAGTGGAGAAGAACTACAAAGGACTAGTCATTGGAAATCAAGGCAAGAACTTCTGCGTTGGGGCCAATCTAGGCATGATTTTGATGGAAGCTCAAGATGACAACATCTTTGAATTAGATTTCGTCGTGCGTTCGTTCCAAAATGCAATGATGAAAATTAAATACAGTTCAAAACCAGTAGTTGCAGCGCCGTTTAATATGGCGTTAGGAGGCGGAGCAGAGGTTTGTTTACCAGCTGCACACATTCAAGCATCGTTTGAAACGTACATGGGTCTTGTAGAAGTGGGCGTTGGGTTAATTCCTGGCGGCGGCGGAAACAAAGAGCTTTACATGAAGCACTTAAAAGGTCTTCCAAATGGTGTTCATATTGACTATCAATTTGTGGCGAATAAAGTCTTCGAATCGATTGCAATGGCGAAAGTGTCGACTTCTGGAGAAGAAGCGCGTGAAAATAACTTCTTAAACTTCGCAGATGGCGTGAGTGTGAATGCGGATCACTTAATTTATGATGCGAAGCAAGCAGCTCTGGCACTGTATGAAAATAATTACAAAGCGCCAGTCCGTGAGAAAATCCCGGTAACAGGGGAATCTGGTTATGCAACCTTATTATTAGGTGCAGAAGGCATGTTCTTGTCAGGATTTATTAGCGAGCATGATTTGAAAATCGCGAAAAAACTTGCATATGTCTTATCAGGCGGTAAAGTTCCTTACGGCACACTGGTTGACGAACAGTATTTGTTAGATTTAGAACGCGAAGCATTCTTGAGCTTAGTAGCAGAGCCAAAATCGCAAATGCGTATGCAACACATGTTAATGAAAGGAAAGCCACTTCGTAACTAA
- a CDS encoding spore coat protein, with translation MTGKTIQNPVVQSAGSTQYGERDMLQDALASEKYLVHSYGIAAQEASHEALFQLLSDQSSEISKLQRNMYQQMFEKGWYQLVEAEPQEISQTSSQFKQQ, from the coding sequence ATGACAGGTAAAACGATTCAAAATCCGGTCGTTCAGTCTGCTGGATCAACTCAATATGGGGAACGAGATATGCTGCAAGATGCATTGGCTTCTGAAAAATACTTAGTGCATTCCTATGGGATTGCAGCGCAAGAAGCTAGCCATGAAGCACTTTTTCAACTGTTGTCAGATCAATCAAGCGAAATCTCCAAATTACAACGAAACATGTACCAACAAATGTTTGAAAAAGGGTGGTATCAATTAGTAGAAGCTGAGCCACAAGAAATTTCGCAAACTTCGAGTCAATTTAAGCAGCAATAA
- a CDS encoding acetyl-CoA C-acetyltransferase, whose amino-acid sequence MREAVIVAGARTPVGKSKKGSLATVRPDDFGALVVSETLKRAGYEGPIDDLILGCAMPEAEQGMNVARNIGALAGLPDETPAITINRFCSSGLQSIAYAAERIMLGSAEAIIAGGVESMSMVPMMGNTIRPNAKLAETAPQYYMGMGHTAEQVAMKYGISREDQDAFAVRSHELAGKAIAEGKFKDEIVPVEVIRRYVDENNKFQEKKFMFEMDEGVRHGTNMETLAKLRPAFNAKGTVTAGNASQTSDGAGAVLIMDREVAEAQGLKPLAKFRSFATGGVPPEIMGIGPIVAIPKALKLAGLSQEDIDVWELNEAFASQSIQVVRHLGIDMDKVNVNGGAIALGHPLGATGAILTLKMMHELKRQGKQFGVVTMCIGGGMGAAGVFEML is encoded by the coding sequence ATGCGTGAAGCAGTAATCGTAGCAGGTGCTCGTACACCTGTCGGAAAATCCAAAAAAGGTTCTCTAGCGACCGTTCGACCAGATGATTTCGGTGCGTTAGTGGTGAGTGAAACGTTAAAACGTGCGGGCTATGAAGGTCCGATTGATGATTTAATCTTAGGTTGTGCAATGCCAGAAGCGGAACAAGGGATGAACGTTGCTCGTAACATTGGTGCACTTGCAGGACTTCCAGATGAGACACCGGCAATTACAATCAATCGATTCTGTTCGTCCGGCTTACAATCGATTGCTTACGCAGCTGAGCGTATTATGCTTGGTTCTGCAGAGGCAATCATCGCGGGTGGCGTGGAGTCAATGAGTATGGTTCCGATGATGGGAAATACGATTCGACCAAATGCGAAACTTGCGGAGACGGCACCTCAATATTATATGGGAATGGGACATACAGCAGAGCAAGTAGCGATGAAGTATGGCATTTCTAGAGAAGATCAAGATGCATTTGCGGTGCGCTCTCATGAGTTAGCTGGAAAAGCAATTGCGGAAGGGAAATTTAAAGACGAAATTGTTCCTGTAGAAGTTATTCGTCGTTATGTAGATGAAAACAATAAGTTCCAAGAAAAGAAATTCATGTTTGAAATGGATGAAGGCGTTCGTCACGGCACGAACATGGAAACACTTGCAAAACTTCGTCCAGCGTTTAACGCAAAAGGAACTGTAACAGCAGGAAACGCCTCTCAAACTTCCGATGGCGCTGGAGCAGTATTAATCATGGACCGTGAAGTGGCAGAAGCACAAGGCTTGAAACCACTTGCAAAATTCCGTTCATTTGCAACTGGCGGGGTACCACCAGAAATCATGGGTATTGGTCCAATCGTTGCGATTCCTAAAGCATTGAAACTTGCAGGACTTTCGCAAGAAGATATAGATGTTTGGGAACTTAACGAAGCTTTTGCATCTCAATCCATTCAAGTGGTTCGTCACTTAGGTATCGACATGGACAAAGTTAATGTCAATGGTGGAGCAATCGCTTTAGGGCATCCACTTGGTGCAACAGGTGCGATTTTAACGTTGAAAATGATGCATGAACTGAAACGTCAAGGGAAGCAATTCGGAGTTGTCACGATGTGTATCGGTGGCGGTATGGGTGCAGCTGGCGTATTTGAAATGCTATAA
- a CDS encoding GNAT family N-acetyltransferase, translating into MAITYKRFSELTYEEGHALFLKGFEGYFIPMKLTFDQFTTRFGNEGLSPALSVVALEEGVPFGFVLQGIRKVGEMKISWNGGTGIIPSHRGKKLAIGMMEEAERVLLENGVTLQTLEALSQNEPAIALYERMGYSLTETLRFLSGKGKLVDELPPLRSFTIERVPAHHPIGETIFPKEAPWQCIPSHGPRAGGEIVLLKKDEAVTCAVLLRKNYATGDITLFQVSEGEGIELLLAHALEMNEEVNRNTYNLSEKCDRSIAFLMANGFEDAGISQVLMHK; encoded by the coding sequence ATGGCGATCACGTATAAACGTTTTTCAGAGTTAACGTATGAAGAGGGGCATGCGCTTTTTTTGAAAGGATTTGAAGGGTATTTTATTCCCATGAAGCTAACATTTGACCAATTTACCACCCGTTTTGGCAATGAAGGGCTTTCCCCTGCACTTTCCGTTGTAGCGCTAGAAGAAGGTGTTCCATTTGGGTTTGTTTTACAAGGAATCCGAAAAGTTGGGGAAATGAAAATTTCCTGGAATGGCGGAACGGGAATCATTCCAAGTCATCGCGGGAAGAAGCTCGCAATTGGAATGATGGAAGAGGCAGAGAGAGTATTACTTGAAAACGGCGTAACGCTTCAAACGCTCGAAGCATTGTCCCAAAATGAACCGGCGATTGCTCTGTATGAACGAATGGGGTACAGCCTCACGGAAACGCTACGGTTCTTGAGTGGAAAAGGCAAGTTAGTAGACGAACTGCCTCCATTACGTTCGTTTACAATAGAGCGTGTTCCTGCACATCACCCAATTGGGGAAACTATTTTCCCAAAAGAAGCTCCTTGGCAGTGTATACCTAGTCACGGACCACGGGCTGGCGGAGAAATTGTGTTGTTGAAAAAAGATGAGGCCGTAACTTGCGCCGTTTTACTACGGAAAAATTATGCGACAGGTGATATTACGTTATTCCAAGTAAGTGAAGGAGAAGGAATCGAGCTTCTTCTTGCCCATGCGCTTGAAATGAACGAAGAGGTCAATCGTAATACGTATAACTTATCAGAAAAGTGTGATCGATCCATTGCTTTCTTAATGGCGAATGGATTTGAAGATGCTGGCATTTCGCAAGTATTGATGCACAAATAA
- a CDS encoding arsenate reductase family protein, with amino-acid sequence MKVTIYEYPKCGTCRKAKKWLEEQGHEVEAIDLVKNTPSKETVQSIVASSEFPLKRFFNTSGNKYKELNLKEKLPTMTEEEQYDLLVSDGMLMKRPLVTDGKKVTLGFKESDFEENWKNA; translated from the coding sequence ATGAAAGTGACAATTTATGAATACCCAAAATGTGGGACTTGTCGTAAAGCGAAGAAGTGGCTTGAAGAACAAGGTCATGAAGTAGAAGCGATTGATCTTGTGAAAAATACGCCGTCCAAAGAAACAGTGCAATCGATTGTTGCGTCGAGTGAGTTTCCATTAAAACGTTTCTTTAATACAAGTGGAAACAAATATAAGGAATTAAACTTGAAAGAAAAATTACCGACGATGACCGAAGAGGAACAATACGATCTTCTTGTTTCTGATGGTATGTTAATGAAACGTCCACTTGTAACGGATGGAAAAAAAGTGACGTTAGGATTTAAAGAATCTGACTTCGAAGAAAATTGGAAAAACGCTTAG
- a CDS encoding acyl-CoA dehydrogenase family protein, translated as MTEAVKGGAFLVEDIAAENVFTPEDFTEEQKMIAKTADDYVKTEVLPVLENLEHHEFEHSVRLLKSAGDLGLLAADIPEEYEGLGLDKVSSALIAEKLSVAGGFSITHGAHVGIGTLPIVLFGNEEQKKKYLPASASGEKIFAYALTEPGSGSDALGAKTTAKLNAEGTHYVLNGEKQWITNAGFADVFVVYAKIDGDKFSAFIVERAFDGVSVGAEEKKMGIKSSSTRTLILEDAKVPVENLLGEVGRGHIIAFNILNIGRYKLGVGTVGGSKRALELAIAYTNQRQQFKTPLSSFNLTKQKLATMASKLYATESLIYRTVGYFEDRMSQLSEEAQKDGKEIAAAIAEYAIECSINKVVGSEVLDYIADEAVQLHGGYGFMQEYEVERIYRDSRINRIFEGTNEINRMIVPGTFLKKAMKGELPLLQKAQALQEELLMMMPEEIGDEALAKEKSLVANAKKIGLLAAGMAAQRFGAKLDAEQEVLVNIANIANNLFAMESAVLRTEKAIARSGEEKAAQKILYTEIFCQEAFEEIEKFAKDTLIASVDGDNLRMMLSALRKLTRTTPYNLVTKKREASVKLIDAEKYIV; from the coding sequence ATGACAGAAGCAGTTAAAGGTGGCGCGTTCTTAGTTGAAGATATCGCGGCAGAGAACGTATTTACACCAGAGGATTTCACAGAAGAACAAAAAATGATCGCGAAAACAGCGGACGATTATGTGAAAACGGAAGTACTTCCAGTGTTAGAAAACCTAGAGCACCACGAATTCGAACACTCTGTACGTTTGTTAAAATCTGCAGGTGACTTAGGTTTACTTGCTGCAGACATTCCAGAAGAATACGAAGGCTTGGGATTAGACAAAGTTTCATCTGCATTAATCGCCGAAAAGTTATCAGTAGCAGGTGGATTCTCGATCACTCACGGTGCACACGTTGGTATCGGAACACTTCCAATCGTTTTGTTTGGGAATGAAGAGCAAAAGAAAAAATACTTACCAGCTTCTGCTAGTGGAGAAAAAATCTTTGCTTATGCATTAACAGAGCCAGGTTCTGGTTCAGATGCACTTGGTGCTAAAACGACTGCTAAATTAAATGCAGAAGGAACACACTACGTATTAAATGGTGAAAAACAATGGATCACGAATGCTGGATTTGCAGACGTATTTGTTGTCTATGCAAAAATTGATGGCGATAAATTCTCTGCTTTCATCGTAGAGCGTGCTTTTGACGGGGTATCTGTCGGTGCAGAAGAGAAGAAAATGGGGATTAAATCATCTTCAACTCGTACATTAATCTTAGAAGATGCGAAAGTACCAGTCGAAAACTTACTTGGTGAAGTTGGCCGTGGACACATTATCGCATTCAACATCTTAAATATTGGTCGTTACAAATTAGGAGTAGGTACTGTTGGAGGTTCAAAACGTGCGCTAGAATTAGCAATCGCTTACACAAACCAACGTCAACAATTTAAAACACCACTTTCATCTTTCAACTTAACGAAACAAAAATTAGCAACAATGGCTTCTAAATTGTATGCAACAGAAAGCTTAATCTACCGTACAGTAGGTTACTTCGAAGATCGCATGAGCCAATTGTCTGAAGAAGCACAAAAAGACGGGAAAGAAATTGCAGCAGCAATCGCTGAATATGCAATCGAATGTTCGATTAACAAAGTAGTAGGTTCTGAAGTGTTAGACTACATTGCGGACGAAGCAGTGCAATTACATGGTGGGTACGGATTCATGCAAGAGTACGAAGTAGAGCGCATTTACCGTGATTCTCGTATTAACCGTATTTTCGAAGGAACAAACGAAATCAACCGTATGATCGTACCAGGAACATTCTTGAAAAAAGCAATGAAAGGCGAACTTCCTTTATTGCAAAAAGCGCAAGCGCTACAAGAAGAATTATTAATGATGATGCCAGAAGAAATCGGTGACGAAGCATTAGCGAAAGAAAAATCATTAGTAGCAAACGCGAAGAAAATTGGCTTACTAGCTGCTGGTATGGCTGCACAACGTTTCGGTGCAAAACTAGATGCAGAACAAGAAGTGTTAGTAAACATCGCAAACATTGCAAACAACTTATTCGCAATGGAATCAGCTGTACTTCGTACAGAAAAAGCAATCGCTCGCTCTGGAGAAGAAAAAGCAGCACAAAAAATTCTTTACACAGAAATCTTCTGTCAAGAAGCATTTGAAGAAATCGAGAAATTTGCAAAAGATACATTGATCGCGTCAGTAGATGGCGACAACCTGCGTATGATGCTTTCGGCACTTCGCAAACTAACTCGCACAACTCCATACAACTTAGTAACGAAAAAACGCGAAGCATCTGTGAAGCTAATCGACGCAGAAAAATATATCGTTTAA
- the gcvH gene encoding glycine cleavage system protein GcvH: protein MSTPKDLRYSEEHEWVKTEDGKARIGITHFAQSELGDIVFVELPQVGDEITANEPFGSVESVKTVSELYAPISGKVVEVNSELEDSPEFVNESPYEKAWMIVVEPSDAADIDSLMSPEQYEEMIQE from the coding sequence ATGAGCACACCAAAAGACTTACGTTATTCAGAAGAACATGAATGGGTAAAAACAGAAGATGGAAAAGCACGCATTGGTATTACTCACTTTGCACAGTCTGAGCTAGGGGATATCGTGTTTGTTGAACTTCCACAAGTTGGCGATGAGATTACGGCGAATGAACCATTTGGTAGTGTTGAATCAGTAAAAACTGTTTCGGAATTGTATGCTCCTATTAGCGGGAAAGTTGTCGAAGTGAATAGTGAGTTAGAGGACAGTCCTGAATTTGTTAATGAATCTCCATATGAAAAAGCATGGATGATCGTTGTTGAACCATCTGATGCTGCAGACATTGATTCGTTAATGAGTCCTGAACAATACGAAGAAATGATTCAAGAATAA